The following are encoded in a window of Corythoichthys intestinalis isolate RoL2023-P3 chromosome 8, ASM3026506v1, whole genome shotgun sequence genomic DNA:
- the LOC130920141 gene encoding son of sevenless homolog 1-like isoform X2, with the protein MASMQAGQQQYDFFSEDNAVKWRGLLVPSLDKVLKQVHPNLVSKQEALQYIEELILLLLSMLCQAQPRSVQDVEERVQKSFPHPIDKWAIADAQAAIEKRKRRNPLALPVDKIHPLLKEALGYKLDHQVSVYMVAVLEYISADILKLAGNYVRNIRHYEISQQDIAVAMCADKDEDDVSGFPLGDEEPSANGEQSYQELVRSFMADGRRFLRQLELLVKVFREPFDANAALFSQHDVDGIFSRVADVHEATAKMLGLVEDAVEMTDDGSPHPLVGSCFEDLAEELAFDPYETYAQDVLRSGFQQHFLSQVTKPGAAFYLQSICEGFKEAVQYVLPRLLLTPVYYCLHLFESIKQLEEKSEDQEDKECLKQAITALLNLQSSVERICSRSLAKRRLSESACRLYSQQMKGKHLAVKKMNEIQKNIDGWEGKDIGQCCNHFIMEGTLTRVGAKHERHIFLFDGLMICCKSNHGPPRLPGAGSAAEYRLKEKFFMRKVQINDKDDKEGEYRHAFEIILKDGNSVVFAAKSAEEKNGWMAALVSLQYRGTLERMLDAAVLREDKEQHLHLPAPHLYRFARPDSEENVVFEDGVQSKSGIPVVKAGSVLKLIERLTFHMYADPNFVRTFLTTYRSFCKPQELLDLLIERFEIPEPRPDDADRPDAGEQPVSAELKRFRKEFVQPVQLRVLNVCRHWVEHHFYDFERDAHLLGRLEDFIASVRGKAMKKWVESITKIIQRKKQAAVRGPSHSITFQNSPPPVEWHLCKPGHSENFDLMTLHPIEIARQLTLLESDFYRAVRPSELVGSVWTKEDKEIDSPNLLRMIRHTTNLTLWLEKCIVETENLEERVAVVSRIIEILQVFQELNNFNGVLEVVSAMNSSPVYRLDHTFEQIPSRQRKILEEAHELSEDHYKKYLAKLRSINPPCVPFFGIYLTNILKTEEGNPDFLPRHGKDLINFSKRRKVAEITGEIQQYQNQPYCLRVDADIRKFFENLNPLEELCEKDFADHLFNKSLLIEPRNARSLPRFAKRYTCPLKSPGIRPATVRPCAARHPTPLQSEPRKISYSRVPDSEADATASAPASPCTPLTPPPTCSVFDSPRAGGSPAHSRSSSVSSAASWGQLSDEAAVVPPPVPPRRRPESAPAESSPSQVAESPPAVPPRQPTHKLLPPRYPSLSSSPPDSPPLLPPREPLASPLRLLPPPPGRPRREPPAPQAFFPASGKTSPPDGPPVPPRHVVPKLPPKTYKRDSLSHAPPPDTPPAP; encoded by the exons ATGGCCAGCATGCAGGCCGGCCAGCAGCAGTACGACTTCTTCAGCGAGGACAACGCCGTCAAATGGAGAGGCCTGCTGGTACCGTCGCTGGACAAG GTGCTGAAGCAGGTGCACCCTAACCTGGTGTCCAAGCAGGAGGCGCTGCAATATATCGAGGAGCTGATCCTGCTGCTGCTCAGCATGTTGTGTCAGGCTCAGCCTCGCAGCGTGCAGGACGTGGAG GAGCGGGTCCAGAAGAGTTTCCCGCACCCCATCGACAAGTGGGCCATCGCCGATGCCCAGGCCGCCATCGAGAAGAGGAAACGGAGGAATCCGCTGGCATTGCCCGTCGACAAGATACACCCGCTGCTCAag GAGGCGCTGGGCTACAAGTTGGACCATCAGGTGTCTGTGTACATGGTGGCCGTCCTGGAGTACATCTCGGCCGACATCCTCAAGCTGGCCGGCAACTACGTGAGGAACATCCGACACTACGAGATCTCGCAGCAGGACATCGCCGTGGCCATGTGCGCCGATAAG GACGAGGACGACGTGAGCGGCTTCCCGCTCGGCGACGAGGAGCCGTCGGCCAACGGGGAGCAGAGTTACCAGGAGCTGGTGCGGAGCTTCATGGCCGACGGACGGCGCTTCCTGCGGCAGCTGGAGCTCCTGGTCAAGGTCTTCAGGGAGCCCTTCGACGCCAACGCCGCGCTCTTCTCGCAGCAC GACGTGGACGGGATCTTCAGCCGCGTGGCGGACGTCCACGAGGCCACGGCCAAGATGCTGGGCCTGGTGGAGGACGCGGTGGAGATGACCGACGACGGCAGTCCGCACCCCCTGGTGGGAAGCTGCTTCGAGGATCTGGCCGAG GAGCTGGCCTTCGACCCGTACGAGACGTACGCTCAGGACGTGCTTCGCTCCGGCTTCCAGCAGCACTTCCTCAGCCAAGTGACCAAACCCGGCGCAGCTTTCTACCTCCAG TCCATCTGCGAGGGCTTCAAGGAAGCCGTGCAGTACGTTCTGCCTCGGCTGCTGCTCACGCCCGTCTACTACTGTCTGCACCTCTTTGAGAGCATCAAG cAACTGGAGGAAAAGAGCGAGGACCAGGAGGACAAGGAGTGTCTGAAGCAGGCCATCACGGCTCTACTCAACCTTCAGAGCAGCGTGGAGAGGATTTGCTCTCGCAGCCTGGCCAAGCGCCGACTCAG CGAGTCGGCGTGCCGCCTGTACAGCCAGCAGATGAAGGGCAAACACTTGGCGGTCAAGAAGATGAACGAGATCCAGAAGAACATCGACGGCTGGGAGGGCAAAGACATTGGCCAGTGCTGCAACCACTTCATCATGGAAGGGACCCTGACCCGAGTGGGCGCCAAACACGAGCGCCACATCTTCCTCTTTGACGGCCTGATGATTTGCTGCAAGTCCAACCACGGGCCGCCCCGCTTGCCCGGCGCCGGCTCGGCCGCGGAGTACCGCCTCAAGGAGAAGTTCTTTATGCGCAAG GTCCAGATCAACGACAAGGACGACAAAGAGGGCGAGTACCGGCACGCCTTTGAGATCATCCTCAAGGACGGCAACAGCGTGGTGTTTGCTGCCAAGTCGGCCGAGGAGAAGAACGGCTGGATGGCGGCGCTGGTGTCGCTCCAGTACCGCGGCACGCTGGAGAGGATGCTGGATGCCGCCGTGCTCCGGGAAGACAAGGAGCAGCACTTACACCTGCCCGCCCCCCACCTCTACCGCTTTGCCCGCCCCGACTCTGAGGAGAACGTGGTCTTCGAGGATGGTGTCCAGTCAAAGTCTGGCATACCCGTGGTTAAGGCTGGCAGCGTCCTCAAGCTCATCGAGAGACTCACCTTCCACATGTATGCCG ATCCCAATTTTGTCCGAACTTTTCTGACCACCTACAGATCATTCTGCAAACCGCAAGAGCTGCTGGACCTGCTCATCGAGAG GTTTGAGATTCCTGAGCCGAGACCCGACGACGCCGATCGGCCGGATGCGGGAGAGCAGCCCGTCAGCGCGGAACTCAAACGCTtccgcaaagaatttgtacagccCGTCCAGCTAAG AGTTCTAAACGTGTGTCGTCACTGGGTGGAGCATCACTTTTACGACTTTGAAAGAGACGCTCACCTGCTAGGACGACTGGAGGACTTCATCGCTTCGGTCAGAG GTAAGGCCATGAAGAAGTGGGTGGAGTCCATCACAAAGATCATCCAGAGGAAGAAACAGGCAGCAGTGCGCGGGCCCAGCCACAGCATCACCTTTCAGAACTCTCCGCCGCCCGTGGAGTGGCACCTCTGCAAGCCGGGTCACTCAGAGAACTTTGACCTGATGACGCTGCACCCCATCGAGATAGCCCGCCAGCTCACCCTGCTGGAGTCCGACTTTTACAG GGCCGTGCGGCCGTCCGAGCTGGTGGGCAGCGTCTGGACCAAAGAGGACAAAGAGATCGACTCGCCCAACCTTCTCCGGATGATCCGTCACACCACAAACTTGACCCTCTGGTTGGAAAA GTGCATCGTGGAGACTGAGAACCTGGAGGAACGCGTGGCGGTGGTGTCGCGGATCATCGAGATCCTTCAGGTCTTCCAGGAGCTCAACAACTTCAACGGTGTCCTGGAGGTGGTCAGCGCCATGAACTCCTCGCCCGTCTACAGGCTGGACCACACCTTTGAG CAAATTCCGAGTCGTCAGAGGAAGATTCTAGAAGAAGCTCACGAGCTGAGCGAGGACCACTACAAAAAGTATTTGGCCAAGCTGCGCTCCATCAACCCCCCGTGCGTCCCCTTCTTTG GGATCTACCTGACCAACATCCTGAAGACGGAGGAGGGCAACCCGGACTTCCTGCCCCGGCACGGCAAAGACTTGATCAACTTCAGCAAGAGGAGGAAAGTGGCGGAGATCACCGGTGAGATCCAGCAGTACCAGAACCAGCCGTATTGCTTGCGCGTGGACGCCGACATCAGG AAGTTCTTCGAGAACCTCAACCCTTTGGAGGAGCTGTGCGAGAAGGACTTTGCCGATCACCTCTTCAACAAATCTCTGCTCATCGAGCCTCGCAACGCTCGCTCGCTGCCCCGCTTC GCCAAGCGTTACACGTGCCCCCTGAAGTCGCCGGGCATTAGGCCGGCGACGGTGCGCCCTTGCGCCGCGCGCCACCCGACGCCGCTGCAGAGCGAGCCGCGCAAGATCAGCTACAGCCGCGTGCCCGACAGCGAGGCCGACGCCACCGCTTCGGCGCCGGCCTCCCCTTGCACGCCCCTGACTCCGCCCCCCACCTGCAGTGTCTTTGATTCTCCTCGGGCCGGCGGCAGCCCCGCCCATTCCA GATCGTCTTCGGTGTCGTCGGCGGCATCCTGGGGCCAACTGTCGGACGAGGCGGCCGTGGTTCCGCCGCCCGTGCCACCCCGCAGAAGACCCGAATCTGCGCCGGCCGAGTCGTCGCCCTCCCAG gtgGCGGAAAGCCCCCCCGCCGTGCCTCCGCGGCAGCCCACGCACAAGCTCCTCCCGCCGCGTTACCCGTCTCTGTCATCGTCGCCCCCCGACAGCCCCCCGCTGCTGCCGCCCCGGGAGCCGCTGGCCTCGCCCTTGCGCCTGCTGCCGCCACCCCCGGGTCGCCCGCGCCGCGAGCCGCCGGCCCCCCAGGCCTTCTTCCCAGCCTCAGGGAAGACCTCTCCGCCGGACGGCCCCCCCGTGCCGCCTCGCCACGTTGTCCCCAAGTTGCCCCCCAAGACCTACAAGAGGGACTCTCTGAGCCACGCCCCCCCGCCAGACACGCCCCCCGCGCCGTGA
- the LOC130920141 gene encoding son of sevenless homolog 1-like isoform X1 — MASMQAGQQQYDFFSEDNAVKWRGLLVPSLDKVLKQVHPNLVSKQEALQYIEELILLLLSMLCQAQPRSVQDVEERVQKSFPHPIDKWAIADAQAAIEKRKRRNPLALPVDKIHPLLKEALGYKLDHQVSVYMVAVLEYISADILKLAGNYVRNIRHYEISQQDIAVAMCADKVLMDMFHQDEDDVSGFPLGDEEPSANGEQSYQELVRSFMADGRRFLRQLELLVKVFREPFDANAALFSQHDVDGIFSRVADVHEATAKMLGLVEDAVEMTDDGSPHPLVGSCFEDLAEELAFDPYETYAQDVLRSGFQQHFLSQVTKPGAAFYLQSICEGFKEAVQYVLPRLLLTPVYYCLHLFESIKQLEEKSEDQEDKECLKQAITALLNLQSSVERICSRSLAKRRLSESACRLYSQQMKGKHLAVKKMNEIQKNIDGWEGKDIGQCCNHFIMEGTLTRVGAKHERHIFLFDGLMICCKSNHGPPRLPGAGSAAEYRLKEKFFMRKVQINDKDDKEGEYRHAFEIILKDGNSVVFAAKSAEEKNGWMAALVSLQYRGTLERMLDAAVLREDKEQHLHLPAPHLYRFARPDSEENVVFEDGVQSKSGIPVVKAGSVLKLIERLTFHMYADPNFVRTFLTTYRSFCKPQELLDLLIERFEIPEPRPDDADRPDAGEQPVSAELKRFRKEFVQPVQLRVLNVCRHWVEHHFYDFERDAHLLGRLEDFIASVRGKAMKKWVESITKIIQRKKQAAVRGPSHSITFQNSPPPVEWHLCKPGHSENFDLMTLHPIEIARQLTLLESDFYRAVRPSELVGSVWTKEDKEIDSPNLLRMIRHTTNLTLWLEKCIVETENLEERVAVVSRIIEILQVFQELNNFNGVLEVVSAMNSSPVYRLDHTFEQIPSRQRKILEEAHELSEDHYKKYLAKLRSINPPCVPFFGIYLTNILKTEEGNPDFLPRHGKDLINFSKRRKVAEITGEIQQYQNQPYCLRVDADIRKFFENLNPLEELCEKDFADHLFNKSLLIEPRNARSLPRFAKRYTCPLKSPGIRPATVRPCAARHPTPLQSEPRKISYSRVPDSEADATASAPASPCTPLTPPPTCSVFDSPRAGGSPAHSRSSSVSSAASWGQLSDEAAVVPPPVPPRRRPESAPAESSPSQVAESPPAVPPRQPTHKLLPPRYPSLSSSPPDSPPLLPPREPLASPLRLLPPPPGRPRREPPAPQAFFPASGKTSPPDGPPVPPRHVVPKLPPKTYKRDSLSHAPPPDTPPAP, encoded by the exons ATGGCCAGCATGCAGGCCGGCCAGCAGCAGTACGACTTCTTCAGCGAGGACAACGCCGTCAAATGGAGAGGCCTGCTGGTACCGTCGCTGGACAAG GTGCTGAAGCAGGTGCACCCTAACCTGGTGTCCAAGCAGGAGGCGCTGCAATATATCGAGGAGCTGATCCTGCTGCTGCTCAGCATGTTGTGTCAGGCTCAGCCTCGCAGCGTGCAGGACGTGGAG GAGCGGGTCCAGAAGAGTTTCCCGCACCCCATCGACAAGTGGGCCATCGCCGATGCCCAGGCCGCCATCGAGAAGAGGAAACGGAGGAATCCGCTGGCATTGCCCGTCGACAAGATACACCCGCTGCTCAag GAGGCGCTGGGCTACAAGTTGGACCATCAGGTGTCTGTGTACATGGTGGCCGTCCTGGAGTACATCTCGGCCGACATCCTCAAGCTGGCCGGCAACTACGTGAGGAACATCCGACACTACGAGATCTCGCAGCAGGACATCGCCGTGGCCATGTGCGCCGATAAG GTGCTGATGGACATGTTCCACCAGGACGAGGACGACGTGAGCGGCTTCCCGCTCGGCGACGAGGAGCCGTCGGCCAACGGGGAGCAGAGTTACCAGGAGCTGGTGCGGAGCTTCATGGCCGACGGACGGCGCTTCCTGCGGCAGCTGGAGCTCCTGGTCAAGGTCTTCAGGGAGCCCTTCGACGCCAACGCCGCGCTCTTCTCGCAGCAC GACGTGGACGGGATCTTCAGCCGCGTGGCGGACGTCCACGAGGCCACGGCCAAGATGCTGGGCCTGGTGGAGGACGCGGTGGAGATGACCGACGACGGCAGTCCGCACCCCCTGGTGGGAAGCTGCTTCGAGGATCTGGCCGAG GAGCTGGCCTTCGACCCGTACGAGACGTACGCTCAGGACGTGCTTCGCTCCGGCTTCCAGCAGCACTTCCTCAGCCAAGTGACCAAACCCGGCGCAGCTTTCTACCTCCAG TCCATCTGCGAGGGCTTCAAGGAAGCCGTGCAGTACGTTCTGCCTCGGCTGCTGCTCACGCCCGTCTACTACTGTCTGCACCTCTTTGAGAGCATCAAG cAACTGGAGGAAAAGAGCGAGGACCAGGAGGACAAGGAGTGTCTGAAGCAGGCCATCACGGCTCTACTCAACCTTCAGAGCAGCGTGGAGAGGATTTGCTCTCGCAGCCTGGCCAAGCGCCGACTCAG CGAGTCGGCGTGCCGCCTGTACAGCCAGCAGATGAAGGGCAAACACTTGGCGGTCAAGAAGATGAACGAGATCCAGAAGAACATCGACGGCTGGGAGGGCAAAGACATTGGCCAGTGCTGCAACCACTTCATCATGGAAGGGACCCTGACCCGAGTGGGCGCCAAACACGAGCGCCACATCTTCCTCTTTGACGGCCTGATGATTTGCTGCAAGTCCAACCACGGGCCGCCCCGCTTGCCCGGCGCCGGCTCGGCCGCGGAGTACCGCCTCAAGGAGAAGTTCTTTATGCGCAAG GTCCAGATCAACGACAAGGACGACAAAGAGGGCGAGTACCGGCACGCCTTTGAGATCATCCTCAAGGACGGCAACAGCGTGGTGTTTGCTGCCAAGTCGGCCGAGGAGAAGAACGGCTGGATGGCGGCGCTGGTGTCGCTCCAGTACCGCGGCACGCTGGAGAGGATGCTGGATGCCGCCGTGCTCCGGGAAGACAAGGAGCAGCACTTACACCTGCCCGCCCCCCACCTCTACCGCTTTGCCCGCCCCGACTCTGAGGAGAACGTGGTCTTCGAGGATGGTGTCCAGTCAAAGTCTGGCATACCCGTGGTTAAGGCTGGCAGCGTCCTCAAGCTCATCGAGAGACTCACCTTCCACATGTATGCCG ATCCCAATTTTGTCCGAACTTTTCTGACCACCTACAGATCATTCTGCAAACCGCAAGAGCTGCTGGACCTGCTCATCGAGAG GTTTGAGATTCCTGAGCCGAGACCCGACGACGCCGATCGGCCGGATGCGGGAGAGCAGCCCGTCAGCGCGGAACTCAAACGCTtccgcaaagaatttgtacagccCGTCCAGCTAAG AGTTCTAAACGTGTGTCGTCACTGGGTGGAGCATCACTTTTACGACTTTGAAAGAGACGCTCACCTGCTAGGACGACTGGAGGACTTCATCGCTTCGGTCAGAG GTAAGGCCATGAAGAAGTGGGTGGAGTCCATCACAAAGATCATCCAGAGGAAGAAACAGGCAGCAGTGCGCGGGCCCAGCCACAGCATCACCTTTCAGAACTCTCCGCCGCCCGTGGAGTGGCACCTCTGCAAGCCGGGTCACTCAGAGAACTTTGACCTGATGACGCTGCACCCCATCGAGATAGCCCGCCAGCTCACCCTGCTGGAGTCCGACTTTTACAG GGCCGTGCGGCCGTCCGAGCTGGTGGGCAGCGTCTGGACCAAAGAGGACAAAGAGATCGACTCGCCCAACCTTCTCCGGATGATCCGTCACACCACAAACTTGACCCTCTGGTTGGAAAA GTGCATCGTGGAGACTGAGAACCTGGAGGAACGCGTGGCGGTGGTGTCGCGGATCATCGAGATCCTTCAGGTCTTCCAGGAGCTCAACAACTTCAACGGTGTCCTGGAGGTGGTCAGCGCCATGAACTCCTCGCCCGTCTACAGGCTGGACCACACCTTTGAG CAAATTCCGAGTCGTCAGAGGAAGATTCTAGAAGAAGCTCACGAGCTGAGCGAGGACCACTACAAAAAGTATTTGGCCAAGCTGCGCTCCATCAACCCCCCGTGCGTCCCCTTCTTTG GGATCTACCTGACCAACATCCTGAAGACGGAGGAGGGCAACCCGGACTTCCTGCCCCGGCACGGCAAAGACTTGATCAACTTCAGCAAGAGGAGGAAAGTGGCGGAGATCACCGGTGAGATCCAGCAGTACCAGAACCAGCCGTATTGCTTGCGCGTGGACGCCGACATCAGG AAGTTCTTCGAGAACCTCAACCCTTTGGAGGAGCTGTGCGAGAAGGACTTTGCCGATCACCTCTTCAACAAATCTCTGCTCATCGAGCCTCGCAACGCTCGCTCGCTGCCCCGCTTC GCCAAGCGTTACACGTGCCCCCTGAAGTCGCCGGGCATTAGGCCGGCGACGGTGCGCCCTTGCGCCGCGCGCCACCCGACGCCGCTGCAGAGCGAGCCGCGCAAGATCAGCTACAGCCGCGTGCCCGACAGCGAGGCCGACGCCACCGCTTCGGCGCCGGCCTCCCCTTGCACGCCCCTGACTCCGCCCCCCACCTGCAGTGTCTTTGATTCTCCTCGGGCCGGCGGCAGCCCCGCCCATTCCA GATCGTCTTCGGTGTCGTCGGCGGCATCCTGGGGCCAACTGTCGGACGAGGCGGCCGTGGTTCCGCCGCCCGTGCCACCCCGCAGAAGACCCGAATCTGCGCCGGCCGAGTCGTCGCCCTCCCAG gtgGCGGAAAGCCCCCCCGCCGTGCCTCCGCGGCAGCCCACGCACAAGCTCCTCCCGCCGCGTTACCCGTCTCTGTCATCGTCGCCCCCCGACAGCCCCCCGCTGCTGCCGCCCCGGGAGCCGCTGGCCTCGCCCTTGCGCCTGCTGCCGCCACCCCCGGGTCGCCCGCGCCGCGAGCCGCCGGCCCCCCAGGCCTTCTTCCCAGCCTCAGGGAAGACCTCTCCGCCGGACGGCCCCCCCGTGCCGCCTCGCCACGTTGTCCCCAAGTTGCCCCCCAAGACCTACAAGAGGGACTCTCTGAGCCACGCCCCCCCGCCAGACACGCCCCCCGCGCCGTGA